A single genomic interval of Antechinus flavipes isolate AdamAnt ecotype Samford, QLD, Australia chromosome 1, AdamAnt_v2, whole genome shotgun sequence harbors:
- the LOC127544574 gene encoding leucine-rich repeat-containing protein 14-like, with translation MKSLLALCAVQVTRYQTLACRALASLPRELYPALFRAAFMNGRTLVLQALVQTWPFPCLSFRQLLPQPKQMGWPEKPRKESVQAVILALLAAPRRKPHLRVLDMTGFLDASCGQDPTTMSMWARSVAVARTCLSAQTQARAAQRLAKRRKLEPQVPVASPVEVHTDLLVNRTSYSVLKEALLTSTCGPLRLRCRDLWAEELSGPSTVALLELLDPVCLRQVDLRFNNLGLSGLCMVVPHMAKFTHLLSLKLQYSNVDVRRLTTEAEGSFQHFVSAIGQLKCLKELNMGSSRLSGRLHQLLSGLQGPLESLELPFCALLSGDLSYLAQSPHATHLKKLDLSGNKLSGDLLGPFQKLLREASASLLCLDVTECQLMDVHLVSILPTLCSCTHLRYIGLYGNPIASAGLKTLLQHLQALSELQLVVYPVPVDCYKDLPWPPTSASLLEGTVDEEKLGSVQAELQQLIEAIQRRDVLWTMDIYGHNSFDYFSL, from the exons ATGAAGTCGCTACTGGCCTTGTGTGCTGTGCAGGTGACCCGGTACCAGACGCTGGCTTGCCGAGCTCTGGCCTCCCTGCCTCGGGAACTGTACCCGGCCTTATTCCGGGCCGCCTTCATGAATGGCCGAACGCTGGTGCTGCAAGCGCTAGTGCAGACATGGCCCTTCCCGTGCCTCAGCTTCCGGCAGCTGCTCCCACAGCCCAAGCAGATGGGCTGGCCCGAGAAGCCCCGCAAGGAGAGTGTACAAGCCGTGATCTTGGCGCTGCTCGCGGCGCCGCGCAG gaagcctcatcttcgaGTGTTGGACATGACTGGTTTCCTGGATGCCAGCTGTGGACAGGACCCCACGACCATGAGCATGTGGGCTCGCTCAGTGGCAGTTGCAAGGACTTGTCTCAGTGCCCAGACTCAGGCCAGGGCAGCTCAACGCTTAGCCAAACGCCGCAAACTGGAGCCTCAAGTCCCTGTCGCTAGTCCTGTGGAAGTGCACACTGACCTGCTAGTGAACCGAACTTCTTACAGTGTCCTGAAGGAGGCTCTCCTGACCAGCACTTGTGGCCCCCTTCGCCTTCGCTGCAGGGACCTTTGGGCTGAGGAGCTGTCAGGTCCTAGCACTGTAGCTCTCTTGGAGTTGCTGGATCCAGTGTGCCTGCGCCAGGTAGATCTACGCTTCAACAACTTGGGACTTTCAGGCCTGTGTATGGTTGTGCCCCACATGGCCAAGTTCACCCACTTGTTGAGCCTGAAGTTACAATACAGTAATGTGGATGTGCGGCGGCTCACCACTGAAGCCGAGGGCAGCTTCCAACACTTTGTTTCTGCGATTGGACAACTGAAATGccttaaggaactcaacatgggtTCCTCTCGACTCTCAGGACGCCTTCATCAGCTCCTTAG CGGCCTACAGGGCCCTCTGGAAAGCCTGGAACTTCCCTTCTGTGCCCTTCTTTCTGGGGACTTGAGTTACTTGGCCCAGAGCCCCCATGCCACCCATCTCAAGAAGCTGGATCTCAGTGGCAACAAACTGTCTGGTGACCTTCTGGGCCCCTTTCAGAAACTACTGAGGGAAGCCTCAGCTTCCCTGCTATGTCTGGATGTTACAGAATGCCAGCTTATGGATGTCCATCTTGTTAGTATCTTGCCCACTCTATGCTCCTGTACTCACCTCCGCTACATTGGTCTCTATGGTAACCCTATTGCTAGTGCTGGACTGAAAACCTTGCTCCAACACTTACAGGCCTTGTCTGAGCTTCAGCTGGTGGTATACCCAGTCCCTGTGGATTGCTATAAGGACCTGCCCTGGCCTCCAACTTCAGCCAGTCTCTTAGAGGGTACTGTGGATGAAGAGAAGCTTGGCAGTGTGCAGGCTGAGCTGCAGCAGTTGATAGAGGCCATACAGCGCCGTGATGTGCTGTGGACCATGGACATCTATGGCCACAACAGTTTTGACTACTTCAGCTTAtag
- the LOC127544575 gene encoding uncharacterized protein LOC127544575 — MPRKRRRRGGVRGVPGREEGRASRRSVFPFGLLPVDCQLHIFSFLTEAEKCTAAEVCRAWSQLMRTPRLWRTADFMRLGAFQSGLEVVLVSAREFERWKDWVHQYAYHLMARGASLLRLRASFDLADQGARWADFLSGFLEGVHCGDLRDLELNWTLTHLEPPDFYPPGTCSMTQVSLTKLDQIHNFQMLLERLLIRAPRLSRAKLPFDWSARSVALLTRFQQLHTLELKYFWSFKGVCPDTMQELTKALPNLKTLVLHVLVPVKDLGVSYALESRSLETLDVSQSRGLVFRHLDLPALKALRVKKTVRGIILNCRTRLALQSRWACLYTLLCRGTPNLRVFNNQILLPHWREQAYKELHALLLQACYCTRHSDTWLL, encoded by the coding sequence ATGCCCCGGAAACGGCGGCGGCGAGGCGGCGTTCGGGGAGTCCCCGGCCGGGAGGAAGGCCGGGCTAGCAGGCGTAGCGTGTTCCCGTTCGGCCTGCTGCCGGTGGACTGCCAACTGCACATCTTCTCCTTCCTGACGGAGGCGGAGAAGTGCACGGCGGCTGAGGTGTGCCGCGCTTGGAGCCAGCTGATGCGCACGCCCCGCCTGTGGCGCACGGCAGACTTCATGCGGCTGGGCGCCTTCCAATCGGGCCTCGAGGTGGTGCTGGTGTCGGCGCGAGAGTTTGAGCGCTGGAAGGACTGGGTGCACCAGTATGCCTATCACCTCATGGCCCGCGGAGCCAGCCTGCTGCGACTCCGGGCCAGCTTTGATCTGGCTGACCAGGGGGCCCGCTGGGCCGACTTCCTCTCTGGCTTCCTGGAGGGTGTCCACTGTGGGGATCTGCGGGACCTGGAGCTCAACTGGACCCTGACGCACCTCGAGCCGCCTGACTTCTACCCACCGGGCACGTGCAGCATGACCCAGGTGAGCCTCACCAAGCTGGATCAGATCCACAACTTCCAGATGCTGTTGGAGAGGCTGCTGATCCGGGCACCTCGCCTTAGCCGGGCCAAGCTCCCTTTCGACTGGTCGGCGCGATCAGTGGCGCTGCTGACGCGCTTCCAGCAACTCCATACCCTGGAGCTCAAATACTTCTGGAGCTTTAAGGGGGTGTGCCCAGACACCATGCAGGAACTGACCAAGGCCCTGCCCAACCTCAAGACCCTGGTCCTGCACGTACTCGTGCCAGTCAAGGACCTGGGTGTATCCTATGCACTTGAGTCCCGATCCCTGGAAACTCTAGATGTGTCCCAGAGCCGGGGCTTAGTCTTCCGCCACCTTGACCTGCCAGCACTTAAAGCCCTTCGCGTGAAGAAAACAGTCCGGGGCATCATCCTCAACTGCCGCACTCGCCTGGCCCTGCAGAGTCGCTGGGCTTGCCTCTACACACTTCTGTGCCGGGGGACTCCCAATCTGAGAGTCTTCAATAACCAGATCCTGCTGCCTCACTGGCGGGAGCAGGCCTATAAGGAACTACATGCCTTATTACTCCAGGCCTGCTACTGTACCCGCCACTCAGATACCTGGCTCCTATGA